A DNA window from bacterium contains the following coding sequences:
- a CDS encoding GTPase domain-containing protein: MSAAHELQIINARLHELLSTEQKLSLVPARESDELLVWFMLGGKDVGKSTFLDALLGTRVSEDSKTDAEGTRRFVAYVHESARDELAARMRDVGAELVYHLHRSETHRRLVLIDSPDFDSRYTRHVEQVREVLEAGVADGAVLLASPAKYRDGMYWNTFRLLTQSVSPRHVLFVLTKADELGEHTDELRRDVLGVVKKRVASFVGDGGDAHEPGIFLIDSIRQEADFHSLVERLMHKVSEREVRVQREENERFAVLRGAERLREHYHLADATAAVRAAADPDRVDQVFDMHFPDAYFAAVADRLAARREMNLLVRERLAAQTGPTLAGIPALVGMMHRIGSWSPLRLRGAEATAATTPEEYDLARALRWGQEEIDDRLADARREALAAVRFENPAVADDLLADAPSVLGDLVQALEDEMSAPAAPVLSRLMRGLLNLPVYMYLVFFVTLLFYPALLLLEAWGVMGAPRVGAALTLDNVKVSIIGFAGYYVMAALWVLRRHRERMREEAREIAARFVDDLRSLLRREVERPLARFRDRFDAVLRDLDQLERRFGLPRKAA, translated from the coding sequence ATGTCCGCGGCGCACGAGCTTCAGATCATCAACGCGCGGCTGCACGAGCTTTTATCGACCGAGCAGAAGCTCTCGCTCGTGCCGGCGCGCGAGTCCGACGAGCTTCTCGTATGGTTCATGCTCGGCGGCAAGGACGTGGGCAAGTCCACGTTCCTGGACGCGTTGCTCGGCACGCGCGTGTCGGAGGACAGCAAGACGGACGCCGAGGGCACGCGGCGATTCGTGGCGTACGTTCATGAATCCGCGCGCGACGAATTGGCCGCGCGCATGCGCGACGTCGGCGCGGAGCTTGTCTATCACCTGCATCGAAGCGAGACGCACCGGCGGCTCGTGCTCATCGACAGCCCCGACTTCGACAGCCGCTACACGCGCCACGTCGAGCAGGTGCGCGAGGTGCTCGAGGCCGGCGTCGCCGACGGCGCGGTTCTGCTGGCGAGCCCCGCGAAATACCGCGACGGCATGTACTGGAACACCTTTCGTCTTTTGACGCAGTCTGTCTCGCCGCGGCACGTGCTTTTCGTGCTGACCAAGGCGGACGAGCTTGGCGAGCACACCGACGAATTGCGGCGGGACGTGCTCGGCGTCGTCAAGAAGCGCGTGGCGTCCTTTGTCGGCGACGGCGGCGACGCGCACGAGCCGGGAATATTCCTGATCGACTCGATCCGGCAAGAGGCGGATTTCCATTCGTTGGTCGAAAGGCTGATGCACAAGGTCTCCGAGCGCGAGGTCCGCGTGCAGCGCGAGGAAAACGAGCGATTCGCCGTATTGCGCGGCGCCGAGCGCTTGCGCGAGCACTATCACCTGGCCGACGCCACCGCCGCCGTGCGCGCCGCGGCCGATCCGGATCGCGTGGATCAGGTGTTCGACATGCACTTCCCCGATGCGTATTTCGCGGCGGTCGCCGACCGCCTGGCCGCGCGCCGCGAGATGAATCTGCTCGTGCGCGAGCGGCTGGCCGCGCAAACCGGCCCGACGCTCGCCGGCATCCCCGCACTCGTCGGCATGATGCATCGCATCGGCTCGTGGTCGCCCCTGCGGTTGCGCGGCGCGGAAGCGACCGCCGCGACGACGCCGGAGGAATACGATCTGGCGCGCGCCCTGCGTTGGGGGCAGGAGGAGATCGACGACCGTCTCGCCGACGCCCGGCGCGAGGCGCTCGCCGCCGTGCGTTTCGAGAATCCCGCGGTGGCGGACGATCTGCTGGCCGACGCGCCATCCGTGCTCGGCGACCTGGTCCAGGCGCTTGAGGACGAGATGTCCGCGCCGGCCGCGCCGGTGCTCTCGCGCCTCATGCGCGGGCTGCTCAACCTTCCCGTCTACATGTACCTCGTCTTTTTCGTGACGCTGCTTTTCTATCCCGCGCTCCTTTTGCTCGAGGCGTGGGGCGTCATGGGCGCCCCGCGCGTCGGCGCGGCGCTCACCCTCGACAACGTGAAGGTGTCGATCATCGGCTTCGCGGGTTACTACGTGATGGCCGCGCTCTGGGTCCTGCGCCGGCACCGCGAACGCATGCGCGAAGAGGCCCGCGAGATCGCCGCGCGCTTCGTCGATGACTTGCGCTCGCTGCTGCGCCGCGAGGTCGAGCGCCCGCTGGCGCGTTTTCGCGATCGCTTCGACGCTGTTCTTCGGGATCTCGACCAGCTCGAAAGACGTTTCGGCTTGCCCCGCAAAGCCGCATAA
- a CDS encoding GTPase domain-containing protein, protein MTQIRAIEPEAPRASGWETALVAGMPVLEELLAARVPDEAARKAEALLGLSYVLLFRFRTGNRLPIVGLMGSADSGKSTLFNSIVGREISRVTPIPHQTTGAIVAAPEAFEAASRDPAFLRPTVTRVDPRKPDVTGLTGRPGDAIAVFPATGRDLPFVLIDLPDVGTLDSAEERQVALRLMPWLDRIVLLVTEESFAQAEHEQIAHGLSIVRPERARAELFVVLNRRYAHTSDEEFAARVDAVRALWRDATISRLPNLARGTRFPGEAWAPLVAESHARVGRVVQSALRNLAAELADDVRAIAQDRVNEQRMIGEMIETEIRGASRFRKAFLADEFRARLDDFSPWKTSVARVRGFLGLGRLEEPKLDVDMLSADAVTRHVANTADELRRALVAQRARASRVGSGVPYADLASAPVWRVAEVDDAAMAAEIARLVARVNDEARREVEDMLATLRVSGVKHPVWGSVAAGASALFVLDLFVPGVGTGSTLAVSGLLSMLGIGGMVRAEVMRRMRESRVRAHFEDGLADVLRRRVRLLPEEPAMLIDLSDHAARLGDWAQGLPEVL, encoded by the coding sequence ATGACGCAGATTCGCGCCATCGAACCGGAAGCGCCGCGCGCGAGCGGTTGGGAGACCGCGCTTGTCGCGGGGATGCCGGTGCTCGAGGAGCTTCTCGCCGCGCGCGTGCCGGATGAGGCCGCCCGCAAGGCCGAGGCGCTGTTGGGATTATCGTACGTGCTTCTCTTCCGCTTTCGCACCGGCAACCGCCTGCCGATCGTCGGCCTGATGGGAAGCGCGGATAGCGGCAAGTCCACGCTGTTCAACAGCATCGTCGGCCGCGAAATCTCCCGGGTGACGCCGATCCCGCATCAGACGACGGGCGCCATCGTCGCCGCGCCGGAGGCGTTCGAGGCCGCCTCGCGCGATCCGGCGTTCCTGCGCCCGACGGTCACGCGCGTCGATCCACGCAAGCCCGATGTCACCGGCCTGACCGGGAGGCCGGGCGACGCGATCGCCGTGTTTCCCGCGACCGGGCGCGACCTGCCGTTCGTGCTCATCGACTTGCCGGATGTCGGCACGCTCGATTCCGCGGAGGAGCGCCAGGTGGCGTTGCGCCTGATGCCGTGGCTCGATCGCATCGTGCTGCTCGTCACGGAGGAATCCTTCGCGCAGGCCGAGCACGAACAGATCGCGCACGGCCTTTCGATCGTCCGCCCCGAACGCGCGCGCGCGGAGTTGTTCGTCGTGCTCAACCGCCGCTACGCGCACACCTCCGACGAGGAGTTCGCCGCGCGCGTCGACGCCGTTCGCGCCCTGTGGCGCGACGCGACCATTTCGCGCCTGCCGAATCTCGCCCGCGGCACGCGATTTCCCGGCGAGGCGTGGGCGCCCTTGGTGGCCGAGTCGCACGCACGCGTCGGCCGCGTGGTACAAAGCGCGCTGAGAAACCTCGCGGCGGAACTGGCCGACGACGTGCGCGCAATCGCCCAGGACCGCGTGAACGAACAGCGGATGATCGGCGAGATGATCGAGACGGAAATCCGTGGCGCGTCGCGGTTTCGCAAGGCGTTTCTCGCCGACGAGTTCCGCGCGCGGCTCGACGACTTTTCGCCGTGGAAGACATCCGTCGCGCGCGTGCGCGGGTTCCTTGGCCTTGGGCGCCTGGAGGAGCCGAAGCTCGACGTGGACATGCTCTCCGCGGACGCCGTTACGCGCCACGTCGCGAACACGGCGGACGAATTGCGCCGCGCGCTCGTCGCGCAACGCGCGCGCGCCTCGCGCGTGGGCTCGGGCGTCCCGTACGCGGACTTGGCCTCCGCGCCGGTGTGGCGCGTCGCCGAGGTGGACGACGCGGCGATGGCGGCCGAGATCGCGCGGCTCGTCGCGCGCGTCAACGACGAGGCGCGCCGCGAGGTGGAGGACATGCTCGCCACGCTGCGCGTCAGCGGCGTGAAGCACCCGGTGTGGGGGTCCGTCGCCGCCGGCGCGTCGGCGCTGTTCGTGCTCGATCTTTTCGTGCCGGGCGTCGGCACCGGCAGCACGCTCGCGGTGTCGGGCCTGTTGTCGATGCTCGGCATCGGCGGCATGGTGCGCGCGGAGGTGATGCGGCGGATGCGCGAATCGCGCGTGCGCGCGCATTTCGAGGACGGCCTCGCGGACGTGTTGCGCCGGCGCGTGCGTCTTTTGCCGGAGGAACCGGCGATGCTGATCGATCTGTCCGATCACGCGGCGCGCCTTGGCGATTGGGCGCAGGGCCTGCCGGAGGTGTTGTGA